A window from Jannaschia sp. S6380 encodes these proteins:
- a CDS encoding serine hydrolase domain-containing protein, whose product MIRLALLLACLAAPLRAEPAVEAERLAAAHGTVAVVAVWTKDDGARIAVAGRRHAGGDPVVRSDAWHIGSLTKAMTATLAARMVAQGRIEWDTPIGDLLRAAKPWRDVTLAELLNHRSGMAANLPRWRAVLRPGRATYAAHMLSSAPATPRGETEYSNAGYVVAGAMLEAAGGAPWEDLLRRHVLNPLRMEGAGFGAPDAI is encoded by the coding sequence GTGATCCGCCTGGCGCTGCTGCTGGCCTGTCTCGCCGCGCCCCTGCGCGCGGAACCTGCGGTCGAGGCCGAGCGCCTGGCTGCCGCCCACGGAACCGTCGCCGTCGTCGCCGTCTGGACGAAGGACGACGGCGCCCGGATCGCCGTCGCCGGTCGTCGGCATGCCGGTGGCGATCCGGTCGTGCGGTCGGACGCCTGGCACATCGGATCGCTGACGAAGGCGATGACCGCCACGCTGGCCGCGCGGATGGTCGCGCAGGGGCGGATCGAATGGGATACGCCGATCGGCGACCTGCTTCGCGCGGCCAAGCCATGGCGGGACGTCACGCTTGCCGAACTGCTCAACCACCGATCCGGCATGGCGGCGAACCTGCCGCGCTGGCGCGCGGTCCTGCGCCCGGGCCGTGCGACCTATGCGGCGCATATGCTGTCCTCCGCGCCCGCGACGCCGCGGGGCGAGACGGAATATTCCAACGCCGGTTACGTCGTGGCCGGCGCCATGCTGGAAGCCGCCGGCGGTGCCCCGTGGGAGGACCTTCTGCGTCGTCACGTTCTGAACCCGTTGAGGATGGAAGGCGCGGGCTTCGGGGCGCCCGACGCGATCTGA
- a CDS encoding DMT family transporter: MPGRVTPAPDNRKAAAFMVAATALIAVTTLLAKALGTEVLGSPLPPVQVTFGRYLFGAVTILAIAAHLRPRLNPANAPWHALRVVCGWSGVTLLFAAAAAIPLAEATAITFLNPVLAMFLAIPLLGERPGPVRWGAAAIALAGAVLLLRPGAGIVAPGALLALAAACFLACEVMVIKRLTRNEALLATLIWANVLGLVLSCAAALPGWQPPTGSQWWALAALGVTMALAQILYVNALARGDASFVTPFSYLVLVFAGLYDAALFGVIPDAVGFAGAALILMGAALLAWREGRLRQGASAPAPFPTSPPRRPR, encoded by the coding sequence GTGCCTGGGCGTGTGACGCCCGCCCCCGACAACCGCAAGGCCGCGGCCTTCATGGTCGCCGCCACGGCGCTGATCGCGGTGACGACACTTCTGGCCAAGGCCCTCGGCACCGAAGTGCTGGGGTCACCGCTGCCCCCCGTTCAGGTCACGTTCGGCCGCTACCTGTTCGGGGCGGTCACGATCCTCGCGATCGCCGCCCATCTTCGCCCGCGATTGAATCCGGCCAACGCGCCCTGGCACGCGCTGCGCGTGGTCTGCGGCTGGTCCGGCGTGACGTTGCTGTTCGCCGCCGCCGCCGCGATCCCGCTGGCGGAGGCGACGGCCATCACCTTTCTGAACCCGGTGCTGGCAATGTTCCTGGCCATCCCGCTGCTGGGCGAGCGGCCCGGCCCGGTGCGGTGGGGCGCGGCCGCGATCGCGCTGGCGGGGGCGGTGCTGCTCCTCAGGCCGGGTGCGGGGATCGTGGCGCCCGGCGCGTTGCTGGCGCTGGCGGCGGCCTGCTTCCTGGCCTGCGAGGTGATGGTCATCAAGCGCCTGACCCGGAACGAGGCGCTGCTCGCAACGCTGATTTGGGCGAACGTCCTGGGCCTTGTCCTGTCCTGCGCGGCCGCGCTGCCCGGCTGGCAGCCGCCCACGGGTTCGCAGTGGTGGGCATTGGCGGCGTTGGGGGTCACGATGGCCCTGGCGCAGATCCTGTATGTCAACGCGTTGGCGCGCGGGGATGCGAGCTTCGTGACCCCGTTCAGCTACCTCGTGCTGGTCTTCGCCGGCCTCTACGACGCGGCGCTGTTCGGCGTGATCCCGGACGCGGTGGGCTTCGCCGGCGCGGCGCTGATCCTCATGGGCGCGGCGCTGTTGGCGTGGCGGGAGGGGCGGCTTCGGCAAGGCGCATCAGCACCCGCTCCGTTTCCAACTTCGCCGCCTCGCCGCCCGCGTTGA
- the argF gene encoding ornithine carbamoyltransferase — MTNFLDIHRTDPAQLRAILDRANAMKAARGERPKGTPDDELPLAGRVVALIFEKPSTRTRVSFDVGVRQMGGTSMVLSGAEMQLGHGETIADTARVLSRYVDLIMIRTFGEDILHEMAEHATVPVINGLTDTSHPCQIMADVMTYEEHRGPISGRRVAWMGDGNNVAQSFLHAAASFGFDFTFSGPAQLDPRDELIGAARNAGCDVRIERDPAAAVADADLIVTDTWVSMGDAESSRQRRHNLLRPYQVNERLIDAAPADALVMHCLPAHRGEEITDAVLDGPRSVVFDEAENRLHAQKAIMRWCLGV; from the coding sequence ATGACCAATTTTCTCGACATCCACCGCACCGATCCCGCCCAGCTGCGCGCCATCCTCGACCGGGCGAACGCCATGAAGGCGGCACGCGGCGAACGCCCAAAGGGGACGCCCGACGACGAGTTGCCGTTGGCGGGCCGGGTCGTCGCGCTGATCTTCGAGAAACCCTCGACCCGCACCCGCGTCAGCTTCGACGTGGGCGTGCGCCAGATGGGCGGCACTTCGATGGTCCTGTCAGGCGCCGAGATGCAACTGGGCCATGGCGAGACCATCGCCGATACCGCGCGGGTGCTGTCGCGCTATGTCGACCTGATCATGATCCGCACCTTCGGCGAGGACATCCTGCACGAGATGGCGGAACATGCCACGGTGCCTGTCATCAACGGGCTGACGGACACGTCGCATCCCTGCCAGATCATGGCCGACGTCATGACCTACGAGGAGCATCGCGGCCCGATCTCGGGCAGGCGCGTGGCCTGGATGGGCGACGGCAACAACGTGGCGCAGAGCTTCCTGCACGCCGCGGCCAGCTTCGGCTTCGACTTCACCTTCTCGGGCCCCGCGCAGCTCGACCCGCGCGACGAACTGATCGGCGCGGCCCGCAACGCCGGATGCGACGTGCGGATCGAACGCGACCCCGCCGCCGCCGTGGCCGATGCCGACCTGATCGTGACCGATACCTGGGTCAGCATGGGCGACGCCGAAAGTTCGCGCCAGCGGCGGCACAACCTGCTGCGCCCCTACCAGGTGAACGAGCGGCTGATCGACGCGGCCCCGGCCGACGCGCTGGTCATGCATTGCCTGCCGGCCCATCGCGGCGAGGAGATCACCGATGCCGTACTCGACGGCCCGCGCTCGGTCGTGTTCGACGAGGCCGAGAACAGGTTGCACGCGCAGAAGGCGATCATGCGTTGGTGCCTGGGCGTGTGA
- a CDS encoding aspartate aminotransferase family protein has product MIPAVLPTYNRADLSFVSGEGSWLREADGRRFLDLGAGIAVNVLGHAHPALTKALTDQAQALWHTSNLYRIPQQEALAERLVDATFADSCFFTNSGTEACELAVKMARKYWTEKGQPDRNVILAFNGSFHGRSSAGIAAAGSEKMTKGFGPLLPGFRHLPFGDHDALAQAMKAPDVAAVILEPVQGEGGIVPVPDQCLKGLRDACDETGALMILDEVQCGMGRTGRLFAHEWAGVAPDIMMVAKGIGGGFPLGALLATEAAAGCMTAGTHGSTYGGNPLACAVGNAVMDIVADDAFLAEVRRKAGLFRQGLEGLVPSHPQVFEAVRGSGLMLGLKCRVPNGDVVQAAYGQETCVVPAADNVIRLLPALNIPDEDIRAALARLDKAAAALVPA; this is encoded by the coding sequence ATGATCCCCGCCGTCCTGCCCACCTACAACCGCGCCGACCTGAGCTTCGTCTCGGGCGAGGGCTCGTGGCTGCGGGAAGCGGACGGGCGACGTTTTCTCGACCTCGGCGCGGGCATCGCGGTCAACGTGCTGGGCCATGCCCATCCCGCCCTGACCAAGGCCTTGACGGACCAGGCCCAGGCGCTCTGGCACACGTCGAACCTGTACCGCATCCCCCAGCAGGAGGCGTTGGCCGAACGGCTCGTCGACGCCACCTTTGCCGACAGTTGCTTCTTTACCAACTCGGGGACCGAGGCCTGCGAGCTGGCCGTCAAGATGGCGCGAAAGTACTGGACCGAGAAGGGCCAACCCGATCGCAACGTGATCCTGGCCTTCAACGGCAGCTTTCACGGCCGGTCGAGTGCGGGCATCGCCGCCGCCGGGTCCGAGAAGATGACGAAGGGGTTCGGCCCCCTGCTGCCCGGTTTTCGTCACTTGCCCTTCGGCGACCATGACGCCCTCGCGCAGGCGATGAAGGCCCCCGACGTCGCCGCGGTCATCCTGGAGCCGGTCCAGGGCGAAGGCGGGATCGTCCCCGTGCCCGACCAGTGCCTGAAGGGCCTGCGCGATGCCTGCGACGAGACCGGCGCCCTGATGATCCTCGACGAGGTGCAATGCGGCATGGGCCGGACCGGACGCCTGTTCGCGCATGAATGGGCCGGCGTCGCGCCGGATATCATGATGGTGGCCAAGGGCATCGGCGGGGGCTTTCCGCTGGGTGCGCTGCTGGCGACCGAAGCGGCGGCCGGCTGCATGACCGCCGGCACGCATGGTTCGACCTATGGCGGCAATCCGTTGGCCTGCGCCGTGGGCAACGCGGTGATGGACATCGTGGCCGACGATGCCTTCCTGGCCGAGGTCCGCCGCAAGGCCGGGCTGTTTCGTCAGGGGTTGGAAGGGCTGGTTCCCAGCCACCCGCAGGTGTTCGAGGCCGTGCGCGGATCGGGCCTGATGCTTGGTCTGAAGTGCCGTGTGCCGAACGGCGACGTCGTACAGGCCGCATACGGACAGGAAACCTGCGTCGTACCGGCCGCCGACAACGTCATCCGCCTGTTGCCGGCCCTCAATATCCCCGACGAGGACATTCGCGCGGCCCTGGCACGATTGGACAAGGCCGCCGCCGCGCTCGTCCCCGCCTGA
- a CDS encoding cytochrome P460 family protein, with protein sequence MKATILTAAAVGAALAAAGSASAQDACSIAEDRFGMDAAVVDALYDCMSDRMLEAYTAEGNEIAQAYRDWTVSATRPAVAGPHQNRFLLTFVNETGAEQYLAFEDGEFEMPVGSVLVKESIGGKDGNARVGPLFIMTKVDDAPDFDNWLYAGVQPNGKELKISQKFCHDCHGAFDHQDSMGYPVEEVRVSAE encoded by the coding sequence ATGAAAGCCACGATCCTGACAGCCGCGGCGGTCGGCGCCGCATTGGCCGCGGCCGGGTCCGCATCCGCGCAGGACGCCTGTTCCATCGCCGAAGACCGTTTCGGGATGGACGCCGCCGTCGTCGACGCACTCTACGATTGCATGTCGGACCGGATGCTGGAGGCCTATACCGCCGAAGGGAACGAGATCGCGCAGGCCTATCGCGACTGGACGGTCTCCGCGACGCGGCCGGCCGTGGCCGGTCCGCATCAGAACCGGTTCCTGCTGACCTTCGTCAACGAGACCGGCGCCGAGCAATACCTGGCCTTCGAGGACGGCGAGTTCGAAATGCCCGTGGGGTCCGTCCTGGTCAAGGAGTCGATCGGCGGCAAGGACGGCAACGCGCGCGTCGGGCCGCTTTTCATCATGACCAAGGTCGATGACGCCCCCGACTTCGACAACTGGCTCTATGCCGGGGTGCAGCCGAACGGCAAGGAATTGAAGATCAGTCAGAAATTCTGCCACGACTGCCACGGCGCCTTCGACCATCAGGACAGCATGGGCTATCCGGTCGAGGAGGTTCGCGTCTCGGCCGAGTGA
- a CDS encoding phosphatidylcholine synthase codes for MWPRTRALSVHLLTATGAVFAMLSLLAAVEGAWSGMFLWLLMALIVDGIDGPLARRWDVTLHAARFDGVLLDLIIDYLTYVFIPVYALYASGLVPGWAGWGILIVVPFASALYFCDTQMKTEDASFEGFPGCWNMVALVVFVLEPNPWITLILSILLSAAMFLPLRFVHPVRTARWRPLTLAITALWMILALTAAWGEFGLGEVLGWLFGVCSVYLLFAGLVQQAMERRAA; via the coding sequence ATGTGGCCCCGAACCCGCGCCCTGTCCGTCCATCTGCTGACCGCCACCGGTGCGGTCTTCGCGATGCTCTCGCTTCTGGCGGCGGTCGAAGGGGCATGGTCGGGCATGTTCCTGTGGCTGCTGATGGCGCTGATCGTCGACGGTATCGATGGGCCGCTGGCGCGCCGATGGGACGTGACCCTGCACGCCGCGCGGTTCGACGGCGTGCTGCTGGACCTGATCATCGACTACCTGACCTACGTGTTCATCCCGGTCTATGCGCTCTATGCGTCCGGCCTGGTGCCCGGCTGGGCGGGGTGGGGCATCCTGATCGTGGTGCCTTTCGCGAGCGCGCTCTACTTCTGCGACACGCAGATGAAGACCGAGGACGCGAGTTTCGAGGGTTTTCCGGGCTGCTGGAACATGGTCGCCCTCGTTGTCTTCGTGCTGGAGCCGAACCCCTGGATCACGCTGATCCTGTCCATCCTGCTGTCGGCCGCGATGTTCCTGCCGCTGCGTTTCGTGCACCCCGTGCGCACCGCGCGCTGGCGGCCGCTGACCCTGGCGATTACGGCGCTGTGGATGATCCTGGCGCTGACGGCGGCCTGGGGCGAGTTCGGACTGGGCGAGGTGCTGGGCTGGCTGTTCGGAGTCTGCAGCGTCTATCTACTCTTCGCGGGCCTGGTGCAACAGGCGATGGAACGCCGCGCGGCCTGA
- a CDS encoding endonuclease/exonuclease/phosphatase family protein produces the protein MTFRLATWNIEWFDRLFDDDGQPQHSEGWSARYQVTKARQLEAIATVLRHVDADAVLVVEAPDDSHRRSTRVALEIFAEEAGLRQAWAMIGFANATRQELALLYDPAQVTPRHAPGTTAEAPRFDGTLGFDLDSDLRAESLVWSKPPLELDLQTPVGPLHMIGVHAKSKAAHGAVDPADELRLNILNRRKQLAQCIWLRRRVDQRLAEGRQLIVAGDFNDGPGLDRFETLFGRSGVEIVLGDGPTALTDPHAITPRLGAAIPSTARFWDNANRRYLNALLDFAMVSPGLAPRARWRILHPFDDPDAAGNRVLQAALLDASDHFPVVLDLDAPPPQL, from the coding sequence GTGACGTTTCGCCTGGCGACGTGGAACATCGAGTGGTTCGACCGGTTGTTCGACGACGACGGCCAGCCCCAACACAGCGAAGGCTGGTCGGCGCGATACCAGGTGACCAAGGCCCGGCAGCTGGAAGCGATCGCCACGGTTCTGCGCCATGTCGATGCCGATGCCGTGCTGGTGGTCGAGGCGCCCGATGACAGCCACCGCCGGTCGACGCGCGTGGCACTGGAAATCTTCGCCGAGGAGGCGGGGCTGCGTCAGGCGTGGGCGATGATCGGCTTCGCCAACGCTACGCGGCAGGAACTGGCCCTGCTCTACGATCCGGCACAGGTCACGCCCCGGCATGCGCCCGGCACCACGGCGGAAGCGCCACGGTTCGACGGCACGCTGGGTTTCGACCTCGACAGCGACCTGCGCGCCGAGAGCCTGGTCTGGTCGAAGCCTCCGCTGGAGCTGGATCTGCAGACACCGGTCGGGCCGCTGCACATGATCGGGGTGCATGCCAAGTCGAAGGCCGCCCACGGGGCGGTCGACCCGGCGGACGAGTTGCGCCTGAACATCCTGAACCGGCGCAAGCAACTTGCGCAATGCATCTGGCTGCGTCGCCGCGTCGATCAGCGGTTGGCCGAGGGACGACAACTGATCGTTGCGGGCGATTTCAACGACGGGCCCGGACTGGATCGGTTCGAGACGCTGTTCGGCCGCTCCGGCGTCGAGATCGTGCTGGGCGACGGGCCCACCGCACTGACGGACCCGCATGCGATCACGCCCCGGCTGGGCGCCGCGATCCCGTCGACCGCGCGGTTCTGGGACAATGCGAACCGACGATACCTGAACGCGCTGCTGGATTTCGCCATGGTCAGCCCCGGGCTGGCGCCGCGGGCGCGGTGGCGCATCCTGCATCCGTTCGACGACCCCGACGCAGCGGGAAATCGCGTGCTTCAGGCGGCGCTGCTGGATGCGTCGGACCATTTTCCGGTGGTTCTTGACCTGGACGCCCCGCCGCCCCAACTGTGA